The following are encoded in a window of Mycobacterium decipiens genomic DNA:
- a CDS encoding DHA2 family efflux MFS transporter permease subunit produces the protein MNQDQRSRPDKLDARLWRIAGVCVLGSIMTMVDTSVVTVAQRTFVATFGSPQAVVAWTITGYALALAAVIPLAGWAADRFGTKRLFIGSILVFTLGSLLCAIAPNIASLIAFRVVQGLGGGMLTPLVLTIVNREAGPNRVGRVMAVLGIPVVLGPAFGPVLGGWLIDSHSWQWIFWINLPVGVAAFGLGAIVLPHDHPAPSETFDFVGMLLLSPGLPAFLYGMSEIPSCGTVADRRVWIPAAIGMALMVGFVFHALYRAENPLIDLRLLTNRALTLANAAMFLYIVSTFGAAVLFPSYFQQLLHHTPLQAGMSLVPRAIGAALTIPLAGALVDRRGGHGVLVTGITLIAAGMGTFAYGVATQRDYLPTLLTGLTILGLGMGCTRMPLVAVAMQSLAPNQIARGSTLIKVNQQMAAAVGTALVSVILASQLNRGENNSGTNEIAILQDSPARRGTSVDQPVMPGQPLSPALPDNLLHDLSHAYSVVFVVAVVLVGLVFVPLALLPRRSTGAGTEPNAVAPTRTRTRRAQRRRATQWAVIDRRSTMDCRPKQLNEGARSADEGHKLGEQSF, from the coding sequence GTGAACCAAGACCAGCGCAGCCGTCCGGACAAGCTCGACGCCAGGCTGTGGCGGATCGCAGGAGTTTGCGTCCTGGGCTCGATCATGACCATGGTAGACACCAGTGTTGTCACCGTCGCGCAACGCACGTTCGTCGCAACCTTCGGCTCGCCCCAAGCCGTCGTTGCCTGGACGATCACCGGCTATGCGCTCGCGTTGGCCGCCGTGATCCCACTGGCCGGTTGGGCAGCCGACAGATTCGGCACCAAACGACTCTTCATCGGTTCGATTCTCGTCTTCACACTGGGCTCGCTGCTGTGCGCGATAGCACCAAACATCGCATCGCTGATCGCCTTTAGGGTGGTGCAGGGCCTCGGCGGCGGCATGCTCACGCCGCTGGTCCTCACCATCGTCAACCGCGAGGCAGGTCCCAACCGGGTTGGCCGCGTGATGGCGGTGCTGGGGATCCCAGTTGTGCTCGGCCCGGCGTTCGGTCCCGTTCTAGGCGGCTGGCTGATCGACAGCCATAGCTGGCAGTGGATCTTCTGGATCAACCTGCCGGTCGGCGTGGCCGCATTCGGCCTCGGCGCGATCGTGTTACCTCACGATCACCCGGCACCATCGGAAACCTTCGACTTCGTTGGGATGCTGCTGCTGTCCCCGGGCCTGCCTGCATTCCTGTACGGGATGTCAGAAATCCCTAGCTGCGGCACCGTGGCTGATCGCCGCGTGTGGATACCGGCGGCCATCGGTATGGCGTTGATGGTCGGATTCGTGTTTCATGCCCTGTACCGTGCGGAAAATCCCCTAATCGATCTGCGCCTGTTAACCAACCGAGCGCTTACCCTCGCCAACGCGGCGATGTTTCTTTACATCGTCTCAACTTTCGGCGCAGCGGTGCTGTTTCCAAGCTACTTCCAGCAATTGCTCCACCACACACCGTTGCAGGCCGGAATGAGCTTGGTCCCCCGAGCAATCGGTGCCGCGCTGACGATACCGCTGGCTGGAGCATTGGTGGACAGACGCGGCGGTCACGGGGTTCTTGTCACCGGCATCACGTTGATCGCCGCGGGTATGGGCACCTTCGCCTACGGGGTCGCCACCCAGCGCGACTACCTTCCGACGCTGTTGACCGGTCTGACGATCCTGGGGCTGGGCATGGGCTGCACCAGGATGCCACTGGTCGCGGTGGCAATGCAGAGCCTGGCCCCAAATCAGATCGCACGGGGTTCGACGCTAATCAAAGTCAATCAGCAGATGGCTGCCGCCGTCGGCACCGCGCTAGTGTCGGTAATCCTAGCCAGCCAGCTCAACCGCGGCGAAAACAATTCCGGGACAAACGAAATCGCGATTCTGCAAGACAGTCCGGCGCGGCGCGGGACATCCGTTGACCAACCCGTGATGCCGGGGCAGCCCCTTTCCCCCGCACTTCCGGACAACCTACTGCACGACCTGTCGCACGCCTACAGCGTGGTGTTTGTGGTGGCGGTCGTACTGGTGGGCTTGGTCTTCGTACCGCTGGCCCTCTTGCCCAGAAGGTCGACGGGCGCGGGCACCGAGCCAAACGCCGTCGCGCCAACGCGCACTAGGACGCGGCGGGCCCAGCGGCGGCGTGCTACCCAGTGGGCAGTCATCGACAGGCGTTCCACAATGGATTGCCGACCAAAGCAACTCAACGAGGGCGCGCGCAGCGCAGACGAGGGCCATAAGCTTGGAGAGCAATCGTTTTGA
- a CDS encoding nicotinamide-nucleotide adenylyltransferase, whose protein sequence is MTHGMVLGRFLPPHAGHVYLCEFARRWVDDLTIVVSVQTADPISGTQRVAWMRELFPFDRVVHLTVGNQRHPSERPPSWDIWKAMLERVLPRRPDFVFASEPYGADLAKILGARFVAVDQARTIVPVSGTGIRADPLAHWQHIPRCVRPAFVKRVSIIGPESTGKTRLARTLAEKLRTKWVPEWANTLREHNGGSLVGLDWTEIVRGQFASEEALARNADRVLICDTDPLATTVWADFLLGSCPQKLRNLAWRPYDLTLLTKPDLPWNADRPRHLPGESVDFFARCELALREAGRPFVVVSGGWEKRISTALHAVEELAPSRRP, encoded by the coding sequence GTGACACACGGAATGGTGCTCGGAAGGTTCTTACCGCCCCATGCCGGACACGTTTACCTCTGCGAGTTCGCGCGCCGATGGGTGGATGACCTGACGATCGTCGTCTCGGTACAGACCGCAGACCCGATTTCGGGCACCCAACGCGTTGCATGGATGCGGGAGCTGTTCCCCTTCGATCGCGTGGTCCATCTCACCGTCGGGAACCAACGGCATCCGTCGGAACGCCCGCCGTCGTGGGACATCTGGAAGGCGATGCTGGAACGCGTACTCCCGCGGCGTCCCGACTTCGTCTTTGCCTCCGAGCCCTACGGTGCGGATCTCGCCAAGATCCTCGGCGCGCGATTCGTAGCGGTCGATCAGGCTCGCACCATCGTTCCGGTGAGCGGAACTGGCATCCGTGCGGACCCGCTTGCCCATTGGCAGCACATCCCACGCTGCGTGCGGCCCGCCTTCGTAAAGCGAGTTAGCATCATCGGACCCGAATCCACCGGGAAGACCAGGCTCGCACGGACGCTCGCCGAAAAGCTCAGAACGAAGTGGGTCCCAGAGTGGGCAAACACACTGCGGGAACACAATGGCGGCTCGCTAGTCGGACTGGATTGGACCGAAATCGTTCGCGGACAATTCGCCTCAGAGGAAGCCTTAGCGCGCAATGCCGATCGCGTCCTGATCTGCGACACGGACCCGCTCGCGACCACTGTGTGGGCCGACTTCCTGCTGGGCAGCTGCCCGCAAAAGCTCCGCAATTTGGCTTGGCGTCCTTACGATCTCACGCTCCTCACCAAGCCCGACCTGCCCTGGAACGCCGACCGCCCGCGACATCTGCCCGGCGAGAGCGTTGACTTTTTCGCCCGATGTGAACTCGCTCTGCGCGAGGCTGGACGACCATTCGTGGTGGTCAGTGGCGGTTGGGAGAAAAGGATTTCCACAGCTCTCCACGCCGTCGAAGAACTAGCGCCTTCCCGGCGCCCCTAA